The following proteins come from a genomic window of Flavobacteriaceae bacterium MAR_2010_188:
- a CDS encoding glutamine synthetase, translating into MSKSKLEYIWLDGYEPTANLRSKTKVEDNFSGKLADCPIWSFDGSSTRQAEGGSSDCLLKPVAIYPDPARRDGYLVMTEVLNPDGSAHESNSRAKIDDEDNDFWFGFEQEYFIMDRNTQLPLGFPVGGYPGPQGLYYCSVGGKNTHGRPFVEEHANLCLDAGLNFEGINQEVASGQWEFQLFAKGAKKAGDEIWVARYLLDRLTEKYGYYIEYHPKPIKGDWNGSGMHANFSNTTLRTAGSRDVYEKICEAFRPLTKEHIAVYGEFNDQRLTGKHETASIHDFSYGVSDRGASIRIPIITVEKGWKGWLEDRRPASNGDPYKIAGRIVKTVKSANLN; encoded by the coding sequence ATGAGTAAATCTAAATTGGAGTACATCTGGCTCGATGGTTATGAGCCGACTGCGAACTTAAGGAGTAAGACAAAAGTTGAAGATAACTTCAGCGGAAAATTGGCAGATTGCCCAATTTGGTCATTCGATGGAAGTTCCACTAGACAGGCAGAAGGCGGCTCATCTGATTGCCTTTTAAAACCAGTAGCTATTTATCCTGATCCGGCAAGACGGGACGGGTATTTAGTAATGACCGAAGTTTTGAATCCAGATGGCAGCGCACACGAATCGAATTCTAGAGCGAAAATTGACGATGAGGATAATGATTTCTGGTTCGGATTCGAACAAGAATACTTTATAATGGACAGAAATACCCAATTACCTTTAGGTTTCCCTGTTGGTGGTTATCCAGGACCACAAGGACTTTACTACTGTTCCGTAGGTGGAAAAAATACCCATGGTAGACCGTTCGTTGAAGAACATGCAAATCTCTGCCTCGATGCGGGCCTAAACTTTGAAGGAATCAATCAGGAAGTTGCAAGTGGACAATGGGAATTTCAACTGTTTGCTAAAGGTGCAAAAAAAGCTGGAGATGAAATTTGGGTAGCTCGTTATCTATTAGATCGTCTTACCGAAAAATACGGATACTATATCGAATATCACCCTAAACCTATTAAAGGTGACTGGAATGGTTCCGGGATGCACGCAAACTTCTCTAATACTACCTTAAGAACTGCCGGTTCTAGAGATGTTTATGAGAAAATATGTGAGGCTTTTAGACCATTGACTAAAGAGCACATTGCTGTTTATGGCGAATTTAATGATCAGCGACTAACTGGTAAACATGAAACAGCTTCTATCCACGATTTTAGCTATGGCGTTTCTGACCGTGGTGCTTCTATAAGAATTCCGATCATTACAGTCGAAAAAGGCTGGAAAGGATGGTTAGAAGATAGAAGACCAGCATCTAACGGCGATCCATACAAAATAGCAGGAAGAATTGTTAAGACAGTTAAGTCAGCCAACCTGAACTAG
- a CDS encoding glutamine synthetase, whose protein sequence is MSKLRFHAVFETLNRKPVNIEEKERRSVSFGANVFNENTMRQFLTKEALQSIMDAINKGSKIDRIVADHISTGMKEWAISKGATHYTHWFQPLTGATAEKHDAFFEPIGGGQAIEKFGGSQLVQQEPDASSFPNGGIRNTFEARGYTAWDPTSPAFIYGTTLCIPTVFVSYTGEALDYKTPLLRALQAVDNAAVDVCKYFDKNVKKVNASLGWEQEYFLIDSALATSRPDIVLTGRTLLGHAPAKGQQLDDHYFGTIPNRAMSFMRDLEQECMLLGIPVKTRHNEVAPNQFELAPIYDEANLAVDHNSLLMDLMEKVGQRHNFKVLLHEKPFAGVNGSGKHNNWSLGTDTGVNLLSPGKTPMRNLQFLTFFINTIMAVKENEELLRAAIASASNDHRLGANEAPPAIISVFIGEQLTNVLNELKKVTTGKLSPQEKTDLKLNVVGKIPEILLDNTDRNRTSPFAFTGNKFEFRAVGSKANCANPMTVLNAIVASQLILFKKEVDELIDKKDMKKDDAIFNVLREYIKKSKNILFEGNGYSDEWEKEAKKRGLSNNKTTPEALKAKISKKSLKLFEDLNIMNKIESESRYEIEMEEYALRIQIEGRVLGDIARNHVIPTAIKYQNILLKNVKGLKDVYGKDFKKHAKEQLSLIEEISTHISAINSKVTEMTEARKQANAIEDFVKKAEAYCTEVKIMFEDIRYHCDKLEILIDDELWPLTKYREMLFTR, encoded by the coding sequence ATGTCAAAACTCAGATTTCACGCAGTGTTTGAAACACTAAACCGCAAACCAGTAAATATCGAAGAAAAAGAACGCCGCTCCGTCAGTTTTGGTGCAAACGTGTTTAACGAGAATACTATGCGGCAGTTTTTGACTAAAGAAGCTTTGCAAAGCATTATGGATGCTATAAATAAAGGTTCTAAAATAGATAGGATTGTAGCCGATCATATTTCTACCGGAATGAAAGAATGGGCCATCTCTAAAGGCGCAACTCATTACACTCACTGGTTTCAGCCTCTAACTGGTGCTACTGCAGAAAAGCATGATGCGTTTTTTGAGCCAATCGGCGGTGGACAGGCAATAGAAAAATTTGGAGGTTCTCAACTAGTTCAACAAGAACCAGATGCATCCAGTTTTCCTAACGGAGGGATTAGAAATACCTTTGAAGCTCGGGGTTATACGGCATGGGACCCCACTTCGCCAGCATTTATTTACGGAACGACCTTATGTATACCGACGGTTTTTGTGTCTTACACTGGCGAGGCTTTAGATTATAAAACACCTCTATTAAGAGCATTGCAAGCTGTAGATAATGCAGCGGTCGATGTTTGTAAATATTTTGATAAAAATGTAAAAAAAGTAAATGCGTCACTAGGATGGGAGCAAGAATACTTTTTAATAGATAGTGCCTTGGCAACGTCACGTCCAGATATTGTTCTTACAGGAAGAACTCTTCTTGGTCATGCGCCGGCAAAAGGTCAACAATTAGACGATCATTATTTTGGTACTATCCCGAATAGAGCGATGTCCTTTATGCGTGATTTGGAGCAAGAATGTATGTTGCTGGGTATTCCTGTTAAAACACGTCATAACGAAGTAGCGCCAAACCAATTTGAACTTGCTCCGATTTACGACGAAGCAAATCTCGCGGTCGATCATAATTCACTTTTGATGGACTTAATGGAAAAGGTGGGTCAGCGTCATAATTTTAAAGTTTTGCTACACGAGAAGCCTTTTGCGGGAGTTAACGGATCAGGAAAGCATAATAACTGGAGTTTGGGTACGGATACCGGTGTTAATCTTTTGAGTCCTGGTAAAACGCCGATGAGAAATCTTCAATTTTTGACGTTTTTTATTAACACCATTATGGCGGTTAAGGAGAACGAAGAACTTTTACGTGCGGCGATTGCCTCTGCGAGTAATGACCATAGACTTGGGGCAAACGAAGCACCTCCGGCAATAATTTCTGTATTTATTGGTGAGCAACTTACCAATGTCCTTAATGAATTGAAGAAGGTAACCACCGGCAAATTATCCCCGCAAGAAAAAACCGATTTAAAATTGAATGTCGTCGGTAAGATTCCAGAGATATTACTGGATAATACCGATAGAAACAGAACTTCTCCTTTCGCCTTCACCGGAAACAAATTCGAATTTAGAGCGGTTGGATCTAAAGCAAATTGCGCAAATCCAATGACGGTCTTAAACGCTATTGTTGCGAGCCAACTTATTTTATTCAAAAAAGAGGTGGATGAGCTAATCGATAAGAAGGATATGAAGAAAGATGATGCCATCTTCAATGTGCTTCGAGAATACATTAAAAAGTCCAAGAACATTTTGTTTGAAGGAAATGGATATAGTGATGAATGGGAAAAGGAAGCTAAGAAACGTGGACTAAGTAACAACAAAACTACACCAGAGGCTTTAAAGGCGAAGATTTCAAAAAAATCTTTAAAATTGTTTGAAGACCTTAATATCATGAACAAGATCGAGTCTGAATCTCGATACGAAATTGAAATGGAAGAATACGCCCTGCGTATCCAAATTGAAGGTCGGGTCCTTGGTGACATCGCAAGAAACCATGTAATACCGACCGCGATTAAATATCAAAATATCCTTTTAAAGAATGTAAAAGGTTTAAAAGATGTTTATGGGAAAGATTTTAAGAAGCATGCAAAAGAGCAATTATCTCTTATTGAAGAAATTTCTACCCATATTTCTGCAATCAATTCTAAGGTTACTGAAATGACAGAAGCGAGAAAGCAAGCCAATGCCATTGAAGATTTCGTTAAAAAAGCTGAGGCGTATTGTACAGAAGTAAAAATAATGTTCGAGGATATAAGATATCATTGTGATAAATTAGAAATTCTTATTGACGATGAGCTTTGGCCTCTTACAAAATATAGGGAAATGCTATTTACCAGATAA
- a CDS encoding phosphoribosylformylglycinamidine cyclo-ligase, with translation MTSENSERYAQRGVSASKEDVHQAISKIDKGLFPKAFCKIVPDYLTNDKEYCLIMHADGAGTKSSLAYMYWKETGDISVWKGIAQDALIMNIDDLICVGATDHIMLSSTIGRNKNFIPGEIISALINGTEELISDLKKFGVNIYSTGGETADVGDLVRTIIVDSTVTARMKRSDVIDNSNIIAGDVIVGLASSGQAIYEKDYNGGMGSNGLTSARHDVFGKYLAEKFPESYDHSVPEDLVYSGSKKLQDKIENSPIDAGKLVLSPTRTYAPIIKKIFSEIARNKIHGIVHCSGGAQTKILHFIDHLHIIKDNLFDVPPLFKLIQEESKTDWKEMYKVFNCGHRMELYVDESIAQEIIEISKSFKVDAQIIGRVEASDAKRLSINSEFGEFEY, from the coding sequence ATGACTTCGGAAAATAGCGAACGCTATGCGCAAAGAGGTGTTTCTGCCTCTAAGGAAGACGTTCACCAAGCAATTTCAAAGATTGATAAAGGTCTTTTTCCTAAAGCTTTTTGTAAAATCGTACCAGATTACCTAACCAATGATAAGGAATATTGCCTCATCATGCACGCCGATGGAGCGGGGACCAAAAGTTCCTTAGCCTATATGTATTGGAAGGAAACAGGAGATATTTCAGTTTGGAAAGGCATAGCACAAGATGCATTGATTATGAATATAGACGATCTTATTTGTGTCGGAGCAACCGATCATATTATGCTTTCCTCTACCATTGGTCGTAACAAAAACTTTATTCCCGGAGAAATTATTAGTGCCCTTATTAATGGGACGGAAGAGTTGATAAGTGATTTAAAGAAATTCGGAGTAAATATTTATTCTACCGGAGGGGAGACAGCCGATGTCGGTGATTTGGTAAGAACGATTATAGTAGATTCTACCGTGACCGCTAGAATGAAAAGATCTGATGTTATAGATAATTCAAACATAATAGCTGGGGATGTTATTGTTGGTTTAGCCTCATCTGGACAGGCGATCTACGAGAAAGACTATAATGGAGGAATGGGAAGCAACGGATTAACTTCCGCAAGGCACGATGTTTTTGGTAAATATTTAGCTGAAAAATTCCCGGAAAGTTATGATCATTCCGTACCTGAAGATTTGGTTTATTCCGGAAGTAAAAAGCTTCAGGATAAAATTGAAAATTCTCCGATTGATGCAGGTAAATTGGTGTTGTCACCAACAAGGACTTACGCACCGATTATTAAAAAGATTTTTTCTGAAATCGCACGAAATAAAATCCACGGCATTGTGCACTGCAGTGGTGGGGCACAAACTAAAATTCTTCACTTTATAGATCATTTACACATCATTAAAGATAACTTATTCGATGTGCCGCCACTTTTCAAATTAATCCAAGAGGAATCAAAAACCGATTGGAAAGAAATGTATAAAGTCTTTAACTGTGGTCACAGAATGGAACTTTACGTTGATGAATCTATCGCTCAAGAAATTATAGAAATTTCGAAAAGTTTCAAGGTCGATGCTCAGATTATTGGTAGGGTAGAAGCTTCAGATGCTAAGCGACTATCAATTAATAGTGAATTTGGTGAGTTCGAATATTAG
- a CDS encoding ABC-type cobalamin/Fe3+-siderophores transport system, ATPase component, with the protein MILEIDNVELYFKEKKVLGGIYLKAETGSITGILGRNGCGKSSLLRIIFGDLKPKYGLVKVDAKPILKQLYKTGLAGYLPQQNYLPNSVSIPQIFKLYKVKWEEFTMEFPEFGKYHNSGIKDLSGGERRLIETYLILKGDYKIMLLDEPFSHLSPLHFDQIIKIMHQQKDEKVIILTDHMYRHIETVADKFYLIKNNCTILMESFESLEDYGYVKL; encoded by the coding sequence ATGATTTTAGAAATCGATAATGTTGAACTTTACTTTAAAGAGAAAAAAGTATTGGGAGGCATTTATCTGAAGGCAGAAACCGGAAGCATTACCGGGATTTTAGGTAGAAACGGATGTGGCAAGAGCTCGCTTTTGAGGATTATATTTGGAGATTTAAAGCCAAAATATGGACTCGTAAAAGTTGACGCGAAACCTATATTGAAGCAATTATACAAAACTGGATTAGCCGGTTATCTTCCTCAACAAAATTACCTCCCTAATTCAGTTAGTATACCTCAAATTTTTAAGCTTTATAAGGTGAAATGGGAAGAATTTACCATGGAGTTTCCAGAATTTGGTAAGTATCACAATTCGGGGATTAAAGATTTATCCGGCGGAGAAAGAAGACTTATTGAAACCTACTTAATTTTAAAAGGAGACTATAAAATTATGTTGTTGGATGAACCTTTTTCTCATCTTTCACCTTTACATTTTGATCAAATCATAAAGATTATGCATCAGCAAAAAGATGAAAAGGTGATTATACTTACCGACCATATGTACCGACACATCGAAACCGTTGCAGATAAATTTTATCTTATCAAAAATAATTGCACGATTTTGATGGAATCTTTTGAGTCGCTAGAAGATTATGGATATGTAAAATTGTGA
- a CDS encoding peptide chain release factor 1 has translation MLDKLNFIKQRFDEVSDLIIQPAIISDQKRYVSLTKEYSDLKDIIEKRTEYKRLVDRIEEAEEIIDAGEDAEMVEMAKMQYEEAKDELPKLEDEIRFMLIPKDPEDSKNAVMELRAGTGGDEASIFAGDLYRMYTKYCESKGWSVSTVDLSEGTNGGFKEIIFEVNGKDVYGTLKFEAGVHRVQRVPQTETQGRVHTSAATVIVLPEAEEFDLELDMSEVRIERTTSTGPGGQSVNTTYSAIKLHHEPTGMIVSCQDQKSSHKNLEKALGVLRSRLYEIELNKKLEADSQKRKSMVSSGDRSAKIRTYNYPQGRVTDHRIGLTLYDLQNIINGDIQKIIDELMLVENTEKLKASDEVL, from the coding sequence ATGTTAGATAAATTAAATTTCATTAAGCAGCGTTTTGATGAGGTTAGCGATCTTATTATTCAACCAGCTATTATTTCTGATCAGAAACGTTATGTTTCACTGACAAAAGAATACAGCGACCTCAAGGACATCATAGAAAAGCGTACGGAATATAAGCGTCTTGTAGACAGAATTGAAGAAGCAGAAGAAATAATCGATGCTGGAGAAGATGCAGAAATGGTCGAAATGGCTAAAATGCAATACGAAGAAGCCAAGGACGAACTTCCTAAGTTGGAAGATGAGATAAGATTTATGTTGATTCCTAAAGACCCAGAAGATTCTAAGAATGCGGTGATGGAATTGCGTGCCGGTACCGGTGGAGACGAAGCGAGTATTTTTGCTGGTGACCTATATAGAATGTACACTAAATATTGCGAAAGTAAAGGCTGGAGCGTTAGTACGGTAGATTTAAGTGAAGGAACCAACGGTGGATTTAAAGAGATAATTTTTGAAGTTAATGGTAAGGATGTTTACGGAACCTTAAAGTTTGAAGCTGGCGTTCATCGTGTACAACGTGTGCCACAGACTGAAACCCAAGGCAGGGTACATACGTCTGCTGCGACGGTTATTGTTCTTCCAGAAGCTGAAGAATTTGACCTAGAATTAGACATGTCCGAAGTTAGGATTGAAAGAACTACTTCGACTGGTCCTGGTGGTCAGAGTGTCAACACTACCTATTCTGCTATAAAATTGCATCACGAACCGACCGGAATGATAGTAAGTTGCCAAGATCAAAAATCTTCCCATAAAAACTTAGAAAAAGCTTTAGGAGTTTTAAGGTCTAGATTATACGAAATAGAGCTTAACAAAAAGCTAGAAGCCGACTCGCAGAAACGTAAAAGTATGGTGAGTTCTGGTGATAGATCAGCCAAGATTAGAACCTACAATTATCCGCAGGGGAGGGTTACTGATCATCGGATTGGACTAACGCTTTACGATTTGCAGAATATAATAAATGGGGATATCCAAAAGATTATCGACGAATTAATGTTGGTAGAAAACACAGAGAAGCTCAAAGCTTCAGATGAAGTTCTATAG
- a CDS encoding orotidine-5'-phosphate decarboxylase produces MTIAKLVEEIKEKQSFLCIGLDVDLDKIPVHLLGLQDPIFEFNKAIIDATHKLCVAYKPNIAFYEAYGLKGWASLQKTIDYLNQNHPKIFTIADAKRGDIGNTGTRYAKAFLEDLDFDSITVAPYMGRDSVEPFLEYQAKFAILLALTSNEGAFDFQTKNNGGEELYKQVLKTSINYKNSERLMYVVGATKAEYFKEIRKIVPDSFLLVPGVGAQGGSLQDVCKFGMTENIGLLVNSSRGIIYASNGGDFAEKAKEKAEELQLEMKQELLSYSK; encoded by the coding sequence ATGACGATTGCGAAACTGGTTGAAGAAATTAAAGAAAAGCAATCATTTTTATGCATCGGACTTGATGTAGACTTAGACAAGATTCCCGTTCATCTTTTAGGATTACAAGACCCAATATTTGAATTCAATAAAGCGATAATCGATGCTACGCATAAGCTTTGCGTTGCCTATAAACCAAACATCGCATTTTATGAAGCGTATGGTTTAAAAGGTTGGGCCTCTCTTCAAAAAACTATTGATTATTTAAATCAAAATCATCCCAAAATCTTTACCATTGCTGATGCAAAAAGAGGCGATATCGGCAATACTGGGACGCGCTATGCCAAGGCGTTCTTAGAAGATCTAGATTTTGACAGCATTACTGTCGCGCCGTATATGGGACGCGATTCTGTTGAGCCTTTTTTGGAATACCAGGCTAAATTTGCAATCCTTCTAGCCCTTACTTCAAACGAAGGAGCATTCGACTTTCAAACTAAAAATAATGGCGGAGAAGAACTGTACAAACAAGTTCTAAAAACCTCGATCAACTACAAAAATTCTGAAAGATTGATGTACGTTGTTGGTGCGACAAAGGCAGAATACTTTAAGGAAATAAGGAAAATTGTTCCTGATAGCTTCTTATTGGTTCCCGGAGTTGGTGCGCAAGGCGGAAGTCTTCAAGATGTGTGCAAATTTGGAATGACTGAGAACATCGGTCTATTGGTAAATTCTTCAAGAGGAATTATATACGCTTCAAATGGGGGTGATTTTGCTGAAAAGGCGAAGGAAAAAGCAGAAGAATTGCAATTGGAAATGAAGCAAGAGTTATTGAGTTATTCGAAATAA